Proteins found in one Pseudoxanthomonas sp. SL93 genomic segment:
- the mddA gene encoding methanethiol S-methyltransferase, with translation MSRLLALLYGTACYAVFLATFLYAIAFVTGAGVPKHIDNGVPATLPVALGIDLLLMTLFALQHSVMARPAFKRWWTRFVPAHIERSTYVLASSLALALLLWQWRPLPLTVWEVQGDVARVAVHALSATGWLLVLSSTFLISHFDLFGLRQVWHHARGRGPAPETPFVVRALYRIVRHPLMLGFLIAFWAAPTMSLGHLLFAAVTTAYIVVAVKCLEERDLIAQHGDTYRAYQRQVPMLLPGRIRPAAVAESSVNAPTAFDAKRSTR, from the coding sequence ATGTCCCGTCTGCTTGCCCTGTTGTATGGCACCGCGTGTTACGCGGTGTTTCTGGCCACCTTCCTGTACGCCATCGCGTTCGTCACCGGCGCCGGCGTTCCCAAGCACATCGACAATGGCGTGCCGGCCACGTTGCCCGTGGCACTGGGCATCGACCTGCTGCTGATGACTCTGTTCGCGTTGCAGCACAGCGTGATGGCGCGTCCGGCGTTCAAGCGCTGGTGGACGCGCTTCGTGCCGGCGCACATCGAACGCAGCACCTACGTGCTGGCGTCCAGCCTGGCGCTGGCCCTGCTGTTATGGCAGTGGCGGCCGCTGCCGCTGACGGTGTGGGAAGTACAGGGCGACGTGGCGCGCGTGGCGGTCCATGCGCTGTCAGCGACGGGATGGCTGCTGGTGCTGTCCAGCACGTTCCTGATCAGCCACTTCGACCTGTTCGGCCTGCGACAGGTCTGGCACCACGCCCGCGGTCGTGGCCCGGCGCCGGAGACGCCTTTCGTGGTACGTGCGCTCTACCGCATCGTGCGCCACCCGCTGATGCTCGGTTTCCTGATCGCATTCTGGGCCGCGCCGACGATGAGCCTGGGCCACCTGCTGTTCGCCGCGGTGACCACGGCCTACATCGTGGTGGCGGTGAAGTGCCTGGAGGAACGCGACCTCATCGCGCAGCACGGCGACACTTACCGCGCCTACCAGCGCCAGGTGCCGATGCTGCTGCCGGGGCGCATCCGTCCCGCCGCCGTGGCGGAAAGCAGCGTCAATGCCCCGACCGCCTTCGACGCCAAGCGCTCGACGCGCTGA